GAAATCTTCACTTAGAATTCCATATTTTTCTTCATAGAGTGTCAGACGGCGCTCGATCAGTTTCATTTCAATCACTAACTCATGGATTTGCATAATATTCTCTCCATTTCCAGAATTTATGGTCAATGTTACAATGATTTCATGATAAAAATATCATAAATTTTGTGAATCAGCATCTTCATAATTTGGAAGATGACTGAGCACGGGAGTGCTCTCGCATTAAGAAACAGGTCTAACCGAAACAACGGTTCCCGCAGGCATTTCCGGTGAATTGGATTCAACCACAATCAAGGCATTGGCTTCACTCAGGGAATTGAGACTGTGAGATCCCTGACTGGCCATTGGTCGGACCTGTGCCGGAACACAGTCCCGGTCTAGCCATGCCCGCAGGTATTGCTGGCGGCCTGCCCGATGCCTGACAGGCTCTGTCAATACGGCTGGTACGAGCGGTTTCACATAAGGCGTTCGGCCCATCCGTTTCCGGATGGAAGGGCGCACAAATTCTTCAAAGACCACAAAGCTGGATGCTGGATTGCCCGGCATGCCAAAGACCAGTGTTTCGTTTTTTTTGCCAAAAAAGAATGGTTTTCCGGGCTTGATCGAAACTTTCCAGAATATTTCTTCAACCCCCAATCGTTCCAGCGTGTCTTTCACAAAATCATGATCGCCCACAGAAACTCCACCTGAAATCAGCACCATATCAGCGTCCATGGCTTTTTTCAAATGCTGTTCCAGCAGGTCCGGGCGATCTTCAACAATTCCCAGGCGCCATGCGGCGCAATGTTCTGATCCAACCAAGGCTGTGAACATGTGACTGTTGGAATCCCTGATTTTTCCCGGAGCTAACGGATCTTCCACATTGACCAGTTCACTGCCAGTGGACAGGATCGCAACTTTCAAGGGCTGAAACACAGGTACTTCCGCATAACCAAACGCGGCCAAAACCGCTATTTGCGTGGGGCCAAGGTTCATTCCGGTTTTGAGGATCTGCTGTCCGTGTTGTATGTCTTCCCCCCGGTAACGCACATTGTCGCCCAGGCGGGGACTGCGGGTAAACTGAATATTTGTACCAGCCACTGTCACACTTTCTTTCATCACGACGGTATCCACGCCCGGAGGCATTTCAGATCCCGTCGCAATCTGGTAGCACTCACCGGGTCCGGGTTGTTCCGTTTCATGGAGACCCGCCGGTACAAAGCCACGATTTCTGAGTGTGACAGGATGGTCTGTGGAAGCTTCAACCAGGTCCGCATGCCGAACGGCATAGCCATCCATCGCAGAGTTGTCAAACAACGGCAAATCAGAGGTTGCTGTCAGGTTTTGGGCCAGAATCAATCCATGAATTTGGTTCAAGGGTAACAGAATGGTCTTTCCGGCAGGGGTATGATCCAGAATGATATTTCGTGCCTGATCAGGGTGCAGCATGACGCTCCTATGAGATTGATGTTTATCCGATAAATAATTGGCAGTGGCGGGTTTACGTATTTGCTTTTGAATCTGGAAAATGAATGAGACGCAAGATCAGCCCCATGAACAGATACACCATCGTCTGAACTTCACTGTCACGGAAATTGTTTTCAAAGAAGCCTGCCAGCATGAAGCCTATGGTGGCAGACAGGACGCCCCACATCAGGGATTGGTTATATTTATCGGTGATTTTTTTGTAATGAACCAACAACTGTCCGATCCAGGTGATCCAGATGGCCATGTAGGCCATAAAGCCGACAAAACCCGTGTTTAGGAAGGTCTGGATGTAGATGTTGTGAACGCCCGCACTGGGCTTGTTGAAAAAACGATGGCCTGTCCGTTCAGCAAGGGGGGTTCGATAGCGGTCCATCACCTCCCGGTCATTGTCAAAACCGATTCCAAACCAGAAATGATCCTTGATCGCATTGATTCCGGATTCCCACATGAGCAGGCGGTCCTCATTGTATTTCAGCATGAAACCACTGGTAATTCGACTCCAGACCACGTCACTGAACGAATCGGAGGAAGAAGGCTTTTCGCCCTGGTTGAGATACACTGAACCAAGAATCACCACGGCGGAGCCAACCCCGATCAGCAGGGAAAAGAACAGTTTTTTTGAAAAATGATAAAGGAGCAGCAGGATGCTGAAAAAGGTGCCGATCCACACACTTCGAGCCAGTGATAAGACGATGGCCAACAGCATCAGCGCGGTACTTCCTGAAATCGTGAGCCGCTGCCGCTCGGGCAGTGTGCCCGGACGAAGGACCAGTGAAAAAAACAGGGGGAAACTCAGCAGAAGCACGCCGCCATAAGTGAGGTGGTTGGAATAATTGCCCTTGGCATGAAAAAACGGGGTGTAGCCATAAGTTGTAAAACAGGGATGCTTGTATGGTTTGGGGTGACTGTTTCCAAAGAAATCAAACCATTCCGCTCCTGTAAAAAACTGAATAATTCCATACACAGAGATCACCGTCAGAAAGAACATGAAAATCTGCATCACATGGCGATGATTTTCTTCTTTCAGTGAAAACATCAACGCAAATGGCAGAAACATCCGCCAGTTGTTCCAGAGCATCATGCCAACCCTTGTTGTGTAGGGTGTCAACAACGTTGAAACCAACTGTACCAGCACCCAGACCATCAATGCCAGAAACAGGGGATGCTTCCATAAAACCGGACGGGGATTACGCCAGAGTTTATACACGCCGACCAGATATAATCCCACAATAGCGGCATCGGTGCCTGCAATGGAAAATGTGCTGAAAACAAACACCCCATAGAGGAAAAAACGATTCCAGAACGAACTGTTGGTGATTTCCCGAAACAATATCCGGGAAGATTCAGCGTTGATTGAGGGCATGGTGGATCCTGATTTTTAGCCGGTGATATCGCGGAGTGTGTAACAAAAATCCGGATGTTGCTGATGATGGCGGATATAATGCGAAGATAGTCCCAGCAATTCCATTTGAAGAATGGTGATTATATTGGGAACGAGGTCGGTGATTTCAGTGATTCCTGAAAATTCATGGTAAAACTTTTTGAAGTCTCCGGTCATTTTAATAACAACCTGATGGGTGAGCTTTAAAAAACTGATCACTGTTTCAACAGGCAATTCGTCGGTTTCTCTCAGGAACAAGGGGATGTTGTGTTCCCATAAGCCGTAATACAGCATGACTCTGAAATCCTGAACCTGAAAGCAATGGACCAGAGCAAATTCAAACAAATCCCACAACAGGGCATTTTGGGCCGGACGACCATCCACAGGGGTGATACTGGTTTTTCCGGGATGCTTGAAGTGAAATCGCGGAATGGTAATCTGGCACATTGGATTTTTACACTGACTGCAATCTTGGTGAAGACTCATAACGATTTAAGCTGTTGATAATATAATGTGGTTTCTTCGATCAGAGCATCCGCTCCAAAAGCCGTAACATCGTCCCATTTGTCCGTAATGTCCAGAGCAATTTTCTGAACACGCCGAGCAAAAGTACTCTCAGGATAATGGCGTAGCAAGGGCACCGAACGATAGGTTGCTTCACGGGCGTGACGGTCTTCAAACAGACTGCCAAAATGGCTCAGCGACATGGCCAGGGTGGCTCGACTGGTTTCATTCAGTTTGTGACAAATGCCCAATTGTTCGGGAAGAAGGCACAAATTATACACAATACGGGGTTGGTAACGTTCCAGCAGATTTCTGGCGGCAACGGCCGCATTGCGGTCTGTGACTCCCAGACGTTCGATCATCATCGGAATGGTCAATTGTCCGGCACGTGTGGGCAAACTGCGGAAATGGTGCAACTGCTCCCATGCCGCTGGGAATTTTTTCAACTCCCGGTCAAAGGCCCGAAACAGAAAATTTCTGAGAAACGTCAGCAGATTCATGATTGCCGGATATTCCGGGGTGGTCACCAGCAAACTGTGGCGCGCCACCGCAAAAAAATCCAGAGTATTGAATTCGCTACCACCACCCAGATCCAGCAAAATATAGTCCGCTTTCAACCATTTGATGGAAAGCAGTAGCCGGATTTTTTCTGAAAAAGAAATATTGGCCATGCAGGGCGTGCGGGCATCTCCGGGAATAAATCCCAGATTTTCTATTCCTGTCGCAACAACCAGCGATTCCAGTGTTTCAGTTTTTGAAAGCAGATAATCGCCCACACCCGGGTAGTGGTTGGGTAACCCCAGATAGGAATGCAGATTGGAACCGCCCAGATCGAGGTCAACCGCAATGGTTCGATAGCCCATGTCTGCCAGTGCAATAGCCAGATTCGCGGTAATCAGGCTTTTGCCGACACCGCCTTTTCCACTTGCTACCGCTATAATGGTGGGATTCATTGTGTGTTTTAACTACAGGTTCACGTAATGCTGACAATTGAGCTTTCTGTAATCTAGGTATAAGGAGACAACAAAAAAAGCAAAGAAATTCTTGCGCTGGCATCCGCTCAAATTTATCCTTGCTTTTCGATATTTATCAATGTCATATCCCTAGAGGATTCCAAATAAAAACAAAATGATATTATGACTGCGATGAAGACCGGGGGGCTTCAGTGAAACAGGGACTACTCACAGGAAAAATACAATCATTGACTGGCCTGGTAATCGGAATAATGCTGTTTTGTCAGGGGCTTCCCCTGCTGATGGCACAGGAACCTGTTCTCGTTCTTGATAAGGCTATGGAAATCAATGGGCTGGGTCAGCAGATGAGCATCCTCGAAGATATTTCAGGGAAACTCACGCAGGAAGAGGTTCTTGCCTCCAACGAGTTTGTGCGGTCAGAGAATGATGCTCCAAGTCTCGGTTTCACCACGTCTTCTTTCTGGTTGCGATTCACACTGCTCAATCCTGAGGACACAACGGTTGATCGAGTATTGCTGTTCAGCTATCCACGGGTGAGAGGCGTGGATCTCTATGTGCCCTCCCCGGAAAATCCCCTGCGCTATGAAGTCAAACACTCTGGCAGCAACCAACCGTTTCAT
This genomic interval from SAR324 cluster bacterium contains the following:
- a CDS encoding molybdopterin molybdotransferase MoeA → MLHPDQARNIILDHTPAGKTILLPLNQIHGLILAQNLTATSDLPLFDNSAMDGYAVRHADLVEASTDHPVTLRNRGFVPAGLHETEQPGPGECYQIATGSEMPPGVDTVVMKESVTVAGTNIQFTRSPRLGDNVRYRGEDIQHGQQILKTGMNLGPTQIAVLAAFGYAEVPVFQPLKVAILSTGSELVNVEDPLAPGKIRDSNSHMFTALVGSEHCAAWRLGIVEDRPDLLEQHLKKAMDADMVLISGGVSVGDHDFVKDTLERLGVEEIFWKVSIKPGKPFFFGKKNETLVFGMPGNPASSFVVFEEFVRPSIRKRMGRTPYVKPLVPAVLTEPVRHRAGRQQYLRAWLDRDCVPAQVRPMASQGSHSLNSLSEANALIVVESNSPEMPAGTVVSVRPVS
- a CDS encoding O-antigen ligase family protein; amino-acid sequence: MPSINAESSRILFREITNSSFWNRFFLYGVFVFSTFSIAGTDAAIVGLYLVGVYKLWRNPRPVLWKHPLFLALMVWVLVQLVSTLLTPYTTRVGMMLWNNWRMFLPFALMFSLKEENHRHVMQIFMFFLTVISVYGIIQFFTGAEWFDFFGNSHPKPYKHPCFTTYGYTPFFHAKGNYSNHLTYGGVLLLSFPLFFSLVLRPGTLPERQRLTISGSTALMLLAIVLSLARSVWIGTFFSILLLLYHFSKKLFFSLLIGVGSAVVILGSVYLNQGEKPSSSDSFSDVVWSRITSGFMLKYNEDRLLMWESGINAIKDHFWFGIGFDNDREVMDRYRTPLAERTGHRFFNKPSAGVHNIYIQTFLNTGFVGFMAYMAIWITWIGQLLVHYKKITDKYNQSLMWGVLSATIGFMLAGFFENNFRDSEVQTMVYLFMGLILRLIHFPDSKANT
- a CDS encoding P-loop NTPase — encoded protein: MNPTIIAVASGKGGVGKSLITANLAIALADMGYRTIAVDLDLGGSNLHSYLGLPNHYPGVGDYLLSKTETLESLVVATGIENLGFIPGDARTPCMANISFSEKIRLLLSIKWLKADYILLDLGGGSEFNTLDFFAVARHSLLVTTPEYPAIMNLLTFLRNFLFRAFDRELKKFPAAWEQLHHFRSLPTRAGQLTIPMMIERLGVTDRNAAVAARNLLERYQPRIVYNLCLLPEQLGICHKLNETSRATLAMSLSHFGSLFEDRHAREATYRSVPLLRHYPESTFARRVQKIALDITDKWDDVTAFGADALIEETTLYYQQLKSL